ACTCACTTCATCGCCTTCTTTAAGTGGTGTTTCGGTTCCATCTAAAAAGCGAATATCTTCGCTGTTAACGTATAAGTTTAAAAAGCGCCGTGGTTGTCCTTGTTCGTCACAAAGCCGTGATTTGATACCAGGACAGCTTTGTTCTAATGATTCAATCAATTCGGCGATGTTGCTACCGTTGCATTCGAGCGTAGCTTGATTATTCGTAAATTTCTGTAATGGTGTGGGAATTAATACTTTAACAGCCATAGTTGAGTTTGCCAATTGAAAGTTAGGGAAAGCGCATTGTAACGCGCCCAAATAGCAAGCAAAAAATCTATCAGTTGAGGTGGGAAACTTATACTATACTAAAACTTGTTGCCAGTCGAGACGCTCTAAAGTACGCGATCGCTCTAATGCTCGTTCAAAACTATCGAGCTTAGCCTCAATCGTCAACGGTTCGCCCACGTAGCCTTGTACGGCTTCTTGGGTTTTGAGTCCGTTTCCAGTGATGTAAGCAACTGTCGTTTCGTCTGGATCAATCTTACCCGCTTCGACTAATTTTTTAAGAACTGCGATCGTTGTTCCGCCTGCTGTTTCGGTAAAGATGCCTTCAGTTTCGGCAAGTAGCTTGATGCCTTCGATAATTTCAGCATCGGTGACGGATGCAATACTTCCGTCGGTCTTGCGGGCAATTTCTAGAGCATAGATGCCATCAGCAGGATTTCCGATCGCAATTGATTTGGCAATTGTATTTGGTTTAACGGGTTTAACAAATTCGCGTTCTTCTTGATAGGCTTGCGCGATGGGCGAACAACCTTCGGCTTGCGCGCCGCTGAACCGTACGCTTTTATCTTCGACTAAGCCGACTTGAATAAACTCTTGAAATCCTTTGTAGATCTTGGTGAATAAAGAACCCGATGCTAAAGGCGCAACGATGTGATCGGGTAATTGCCAGCCGAGTTGTTCTGCAACTTCGTAACCCAGCGTTTTGGAACCTTCTGAGTAATACGGACGTAAATTGATATTGACGAAACCCCAACCATATGTATTTGCAACTTCACAACACAAGCGGTTTACTTGGTCGTAGTTACCTTGCACTGCCATTACGGTAGGGCTGTAGATTAATGTACCTAAAACTTTACCGGCTTCGAGATCAGCGGGAATGAAGACGCAACAATCTAATCCAGCATGGGCAGCGATTGCAGCGGTTGAATTTGCTAAATTTCCGGTACTTGCACACGATACAGTGGAAAAACCAAGTTCGCGGGCGCGCGATAAGGCGACAGATACCACCCGATCTTTGAAGCTGAGGGTGGGCATATTAACGGCATCATTTTTGATGTAGAGCTTTTTCAATCCCAGGCGACGAGCTAAGCGATTTGCTTGCACGAGGGGAGTCATCCCTGTACCGACATCAATGACGTTTTCAGTTGCGACGGGTAAGAAAGAACGATAGCGCCAAATTGAGTTGGGACCTGATTGAATACTTTCGCGCGTTACGGTACGGCGGAGGGTGTTGTAATCGTAGGTGACTTCCAATGGACCAAAGCAAGCTTCACAAACATGACTTGCTGTAAGTTCGTACTCAGCACCACATTCTTTACACTTGAGGGCTTTGAAGGTTGCCGCTATTGGGTTGAGGGTTTTTGCCTGGGTCATGGATCGCTCTCTACTTCATTTTCCGTCAACTGTCGCCTGATAGTAGCATGGTGCGTTTTTCTGCGTCAAATATATCCGATTATTTTTGTCGGGTTTTAATGAAGAGTTTTAGCGGAACGAACCACTAAGACGCAAAGATCGCAAAGGCAAGAGGTGTAAAGATGAGATGAAATGATTTGTATTGCTTAATTATCAAAAGCGTATGGATTGTCGGAAATCGATTTGTGAAGAGGAGGTTGGTAACTTTGGCTACAAACCTGTTATGACAAGCAACGTAGTGTAGGTCAAAGTGCGATCGCTTCATTTAAAAAGCACTTTTTCTCTTTGCCATCAAGACATAGTAATAAAACAGCCACTATGACTACTGCACATCTACCAAATACCTCGACAACACCAACCACAGTTCAGCATCCACTCGATCCACTCACACCTGAGGAAATTACAACTGCTGTCGCTACGGTTAAAGCAGAGTACAACTTGGGGAAAAAAGTCAGGTTTCCCACAGTTGTTCTGAAGGAACCGCCTAAGAGTGTTGTTCTTAACTTTCAAGAGGGTGACGATATTGAGCGTGAGGCTTTTGTTGGTATCCTGAATAATGAAGATGGGTTGACGTATGAGGCAGTTGTTTCGCTCAATACGAAAACTGTCAAGTCGTGGAAGCAGATTGCTGATGTCCAGCCGTCGATTATGCTGGATGAATTTATTGAGTGCGAAACGGCGGTAAAAGCGAGTCCTGAATTTCAGGAAGCAATAAAAAAACGGGGAATTACTGATCCAAGTTTAGTGATGGTTGACCCGTGGTCGGCGGGTTATTATGCCATCGAAAATGAGAAGGGATTGCGACTGTCACGGGCGTTGTGTTGGGTGCGTTCGAGTCCGACGGATAACGGCTATGCGCGTCCGATTGAAGGCGTGATTCCGGTTGTTGATTTGAATAAAATGGAAGTGATTCGGGTGGAAGATTACGGGGTTGTTCCTTTACCGCCGAATCCAGGAAATTATTCAACAGAATTTGTCAAAGATTTACGCAGTGATATTAAACCTTTAGAAATTACGCAGCCAGAAGGTCCGAGTTTTGACGTACAAGGTCACTTTATTCAGTGGCAAAAGTGGCAGTTTCGAATTGGGTTTACTCCACGAGAAGGTTTAGTTTTATACACTGTAGGTTACAAAGATCAAGGGCGCGTGCGTCCCATAATATATCGCGCATCGTTGTCAGATATGGTTGTGCCGTATGGCGATCCGCGACCACAACATTATCGTAAAAATGCGTTTGATGTTGGGGAATATGGCGTCGGAACTTTGGCGAATTCTTTGACATTAGGTTGCGATTGCTTGGGTGAAATTCGCTACTTTGATGCGTATATGACGAATAGTCGCGGACAAGTCGTGATGATTGAGAATGCGATATGTATGCATGAGGAAGATTACGGCATTCTCTGGAAACACGTTGATTGGAGAACAGAACATACTGAAGTGAGGCGATCGCGTCGTTTAGTCGTATCGTTTATCGCAACCGTTGGTAACTATGAATACGGATTTTTTTGGTATTTTTACCAAGATGGTACGATTCAGTACGAAGTCAAACTAACTGGTATCGTCAACACCGCCGCCGCAATGCCTGATGAAGTACCAAAGTACGGTACGTTAATCGCACCGCAGTTAAACGCCCCGATTCATCAACACTTCTTTAATGTGCGTTTAGATATGTGCGTTGATGGGGAAAATAACTCGGTTTATGAAGTGAATACTCAAGCTGAACCAATGGGACCTGATAATCCTTACGGTAATGCTTTCTATGCAGAGTCTACGCTTTTAGCAACTGAGTCAGAAGCGCAACGTATCATTGATCCTTTTACAGGACGTTATTGGAAGATTGTTAATCCTGCGGTACACAATAGCTTGGGTCAACCTGTGAGTTACAAACTCATGCCTGGTGAAAATATTTTACCGTTTGCGCATCCTGAATCAAGTGTGATTAAGCGTGCGGGATTTATGACAAAGCATTTGTGGGTGACTCCATACGATCCTGATGAACTTTATGCAGCGGGTGATTATCCTAATCAGCATCCTGGGGATGCAGGACTTCCAGCTTGGACAAAGGCAAATCGGGAAATTGAGAATACGGATGTTGTGGTTTGGTACACATTTGGACATAATCACGTGACTCGTCCTGAGGATTGGCCTGTGATGCCTGTCTCTTATATCGGTTTTATGTTGAAACCTGTGGGCTTTTTTGATGCAAGTCCGGCAATTGATGTTCCTCCCTCGGCGGCGAAGCATAAGTGTTGTTCTTGAAACGTAGACGCACAGCGGTGGCAGCGCGTTGGGCGGTGCCGACTTGAAGCGACTGCGAACCCGAAGGGCTTGCCGTAGGCTACCACTCAGACGCAAAGTTCACAAAGGAATTGGAGAGGGATTTTTTATTGAGTTGATTTTTTGATGGTTAAGTCAACGATTGAGTCGCGTAAGCTTAGGAGTTTGGCGTTTCTTTTGTTTCCAACAACTTTTTGGTTGTTGCTGTACAGTTTTTTGCAGCGGGGAACGGATGGTGGAGTTGTTTGGAGTTTTAGTTTAGAGAGTTATCAACGGCTGGCGAGTGAACTGTATTTAGGTATAATTTGGCGTTCGATTGGATTGGCTTTAATTGCGACGGTTGCTTGTTTAATTATTGGCTATCCGTTGGCGTTTTTTATTGCTACTTGTTCGGGACGCTGGCAAAATGTTTTGGTGCTACTTGTGATTATTCCTTTTTGGACTAATTTTTTGGTGCGAACTTATGCTTGGATTGTGCTTTTGCCTCAGGAAGGAGTGATTAATGTAGTGCTACAAAACTTTCAAGTTGTTGATGCACCGCTGAATTTGTTATTTACACAGTTTGCAGTAACTGTAGGGTTAATTTATGGCTATTTGTCGTTTATGATTTTGCCATTGTATGCCGCAATGGATCGTTTCAATTTTTCCTTAGTAGAAGCGGCACAGAATTTAGGTGCAAATGATATTCGCAGCTTTATTCGGATAGTTTTACCGTTAACAATGCGAGGAAGGAATTGTAGCAGGTTCGCTACTGGTTTTTATTCCGGCTGTAGGGGCGTTTGTTACTCCTGATATTTTGGGTGGTGCGCAAACTGTGCGCCTAACAGAACAACGTTGTATGACTGTGCGATCGCAAAATCTCCACCTTAGCGATCTCCCTAAATTCACTGCTGCGACACCGTAAAAGTTAAATTACCACCAAATAGCATCCGCATCTTAACCGAAGATGCATCTACCTATACCTCATACAATTGCCAAAATGTCAAGCAGATTCTAGCTACTCGTAACTTGCTGCAAAATCGTCATTGGACCATAAGATTTAAGAATCTGCATTTGCTCATCATTGCGGACAAACAGCGATCCGGCGAATCCTAAAGAATTGACAGATATGGACGCAAAACTTTCTTGAAGACGCGGTACAATCAGCATCCATTGACGTGTTGCCAGTAGATTATAAGCACCTGATTGCTTGTCGCTTTTAAAATCGTTTGTGTTGATTCCAACAGCATGAAGCAGGCTTTGATAGCATTCTAGCATGGCTGTAGCAGCAGTATCAGGAGTTACCCAGTTCGGATCGAGTTGGGCGATCGCGTGAACAAACGGAAACAGCGGTGAGGTACCGATAGAACCTGTAAATTGAGCAGCAGCGATCGCATTTTCGATCGGTAGTTTGACTCCTTGAGGTGAAAGCGGTAAGGGAACAAGTTGTAAATGTTTGTGTTTTTGACTCGCGCCAGCGAGCTTTCCGCCGTTATAAAATGCTAAACCATCAATTTCTGCTAAAGTAACGCACATCGCCTGAAAATCGCGCCAGTTAAGCCAGTTTTCCTGATCTTCAAAAGCACGAGTAATCATTAGCAAGTGATGATCGACAACATTAAATTTATTCAATAAACACAAATGCGTGTCCGAAATATCTGCAACGAATAAATCTTCCTCATATGGTAAAAACGGATTAACATCTTTAGCAGTAGTGGTGCTTTGAGATTGCTTTGCTGCATCCTTACGCACCAAGTTTGACAACGTGCGCACAAGGAAATTAATACCATTTTGCTCGATAAATTCGTAATCGGTAGGAATTGACTGAAGTGCCCCAGTGCGTAAAGCATACTCAGTTTGCTCGATGACCCTTGTCCACAATTTACCAGGTTGTAACACCACTGTTCTTTCTACGTTGATTCTTCATCAGGCATTGTAGATTTTTTTTGAGCCTGGAAAGAAACTTGCATCATTTCTATGATCCATCACCCAT
This is a stretch of genomic DNA from Chroogloeocystis siderophila 5.2 s.c.1. It encodes these proteins:
- the thrC gene encoding threonine synthase, whose protein sequence is MTQAKTLNPIAATFKALKCKECGAEYELTASHVCEACFGPLEVTYDYNTLRRTVTRESIQSGPNSIWRYRSFLPVATENVIDVGTGMTPLVQANRLARRLGLKKLYIKNDAVNMPTLSFKDRVVSVALSRARELGFSTVSCASTGNLANSTAAIAAHAGLDCCVFIPADLEAGKVLGTLIYSPTVMAVQGNYDQVNRLCCEVANTYGWGFVNINLRPYYSEGSKTLGYEVAEQLGWQLPDHIVAPLASGSLFTKIYKGFQEFIQVGLVEDKSVRFSGAQAEGCSPIAQAYQEEREFVKPVKPNTIAKSIAIGNPADGIYALEIARKTDGSIASVTDAEIIEGIKLLAETEGIFTETAGGTTIAVLKKLVEAGKIDPDETTVAYITGNGLKTQEAVQGYVGEPLTIEAKLDSFERALERSRTLERLDWQQVLV
- a CDS encoding MoaD/ThiS family protein, coding for MAVKVLIPTPLQKFTNNQATLECNGSNIAELIESLEQSCPGIKSRLCDEQGQPRRFLNLYVNSEDIRFLDGTETPLKEGDEVSIVPAVAGG
- a CDS encoding ABC transporter permease gives rise to the protein MVKSTIESRKLRSLAFLLFPTTFWLLLYSFLQRGTDGGVVWSFSLESYQRLASELYLGIIWRSIGLALIATVACLIIGYPLAFFIATCSGRWQNVLVLLVIIPFWTNFLVRTYAWIVLLPQEGVINVVLQNFQVVDAPLNLLFTQFAVTVGLIYGYLSFMILPLYAAMDRFNFSLVEAAQNLGANDIRSFIRIVLPLTMRGRNCSRFATGFYSGCRGVCYS
- a CDS encoding ATP adenylyltransferase family protein; translation: MVLQPGKLWTRVIEQTEYALRTGALQSIPTDYEFIEQNGINFLVRTLSNLVRKDAAKQSQSTTTAKDVNPFLPYEEDLFVADISDTHLCLLNKFNVVDHHLLMITRAFEDQENWLNWRDFQAMCVTLAEIDGLAFYNGGKLAGASQKHKHLQLVPLPLSPQGVKLPIENAIAAAQFTGSIGTSPLFPFVHAIAQLDPNWVTPDTAATAMLECYQSLLHAVGINTNDFKSDKQSGAYNLLATRQWMLIVPRLQESFASISVNSLGFAGSLFVRNDEQMQILKSYGPMTILQQVTSS
- a CDS encoding primary-amine oxidase, which encodes MTTAHLPNTSTTPTTVQHPLDPLTPEEITTAVATVKAEYNLGKKVRFPTVVLKEPPKSVVLNFQEGDDIEREAFVGILNNEDGLTYEAVVSLNTKTVKSWKQIADVQPSIMLDEFIECETAVKASPEFQEAIKKRGITDPSLVMVDPWSAGYYAIENEKGLRLSRALCWVRSSPTDNGYARPIEGVIPVVDLNKMEVIRVEDYGVVPLPPNPGNYSTEFVKDLRSDIKPLEITQPEGPSFDVQGHFIQWQKWQFRIGFTPREGLVLYTVGYKDQGRVRPIIYRASLSDMVVPYGDPRPQHYRKNAFDVGEYGVGTLANSLTLGCDCLGEIRYFDAYMTNSRGQVVMIENAICMHEEDYGILWKHVDWRTEHTEVRRSRRLVVSFIATVGNYEYGFFWYFYQDGTIQYEVKLTGIVNTAAAMPDEVPKYGTLIAPQLNAPIHQHFFNVRLDMCVDGENNSVYEVNTQAEPMGPDNPYGNAFYAESTLLATESEAQRIIDPFTGRYWKIVNPAVHNSLGQPVSYKLMPGENILPFAHPESSVIKRAGFMTKHLWVTPYDPDELYAAGDYPNQHPGDAGLPAWTKANREIENTDVVVWYTFGHNHVTRPEDWPVMPVSYIGFMLKPVGFFDASPAIDVPPSAAKHKCCS